One window from the genome of Mycobacteriales bacterium encodes:
- a CDS encoding MBL fold metallo-hydrolase, which produces MIRAERVVTSGIFSLDGQDFEVDNNVWLVGDDDEVVVVDAAHDAGPILDAIEDRRVRLIACTHGHNDHINAARDVQAATRAPIAVHPADRMLWDDVYPDAGPDTDLSDGQEIPIAGSTLTVLHTPGHSPGSVSLRGGRLLFSGDTLFAGGPGATGRSYSDFDTIIASIQDRLLTLPRDTIVHTGHGDDTTIGTEAPHLADWIARGH; this is translated from the coding sequence GTGATCCGCGCCGAACGCGTGGTGACGTCCGGGATCTTTTCCCTGGACGGGCAGGACTTCGAGGTGGACAACAACGTCTGGCTGGTCGGCGACGACGACGAGGTCGTGGTGGTCGACGCCGCCCACGACGCCGGCCCGATCCTCGACGCGATCGAGGACCGGCGGGTGCGGCTGATCGCCTGCACGCACGGGCACAACGACCACATCAACGCCGCGCGCGACGTGCAGGCGGCGACCCGGGCACCGATCGCGGTGCATCCGGCCGACCGGATGCTCTGGGACGACGTGTATCCCGACGCCGGTCCGGACACCGATCTCAGCGACGGGCAGGAGATCCCGATCGCCGGGTCGACGCTGACCGTGCTGCACACCCCGGGCCACTCGCCGGGCTCGGTGAGCCTGCGTGGCGGGCGACTGCTCTTCTCCGGCGACACCCTCTTCGCCGGCGGGCCGGGCGCGACGGGCCGGTCGTACTCCGACTTCGACACGATCATCGCCTCGATCCAGGACCGGTTGCTCACGCTGCCGCGCGACACGATCGTGCACACCGGCCACGGCGACGACACGACGATCGGCACCGAGGCGCCGCACCTGGCCGACTGGATCGCCCGCGGCCACTGA
- the cimA gene encoding citramalate synthase: MTDDRFHLFDTTLRDGAQREGISYSVTDKLAVARLLDELGVGFIEGGWPGAMPKDTEFFARAAGGELSLRNAQLVAFGATRKAGVPVKEDAQVRALLDAQTPVVTLVAKSHVRHVTEALRTTREENLAMVGDTVAFLVSEGRRVFLDCEHFFDGYAADHDYGVQVLEAAFRAGADVGVLCDTNGGMLPMGIHDVVAEVLQRTGGRIGIHCQDDTACAVANTLAAVDAGATHAQCTANGYGERAGNADLFGVMGGLVMKMGYTDIVPEGCLSEMVRVSHAIAEIANIAPNTHQAYVGTSAFAHKAGLHASAIKVSPELYNHMEPELVGNDMRVLVTEMAGRASVELKGRELGIDLAGRPETVGRVVDRVKDLEAGGWSFEAADASFELMVRDELGERTRPFTVESYRVIVDRTADGTVASEATVRLYAKGERVVATGEGAGPVNALDRALRLALERIHPELAGLELVDYKVRILEGRHGSDAVTRVLVGTGDGTQEWTTVGVHENVIEASWLALDDAVRYGLLRSSA; encoded by the coding sequence ATGACTGACGATCGGTTCCACCTATTCGACACGACCTTGCGCGACGGGGCGCAGCGCGAGGGCATTTCGTATTCGGTGACCGACAAGCTCGCGGTCGCCCGGCTCCTCGACGAGCTCGGTGTGGGCTTCATCGAAGGCGGCTGGCCCGGAGCGATGCCGAAGGACACCGAGTTCTTCGCGCGGGCGGCCGGGGGCGAACTGTCCCTGCGCAACGCCCAGTTGGTGGCCTTCGGCGCAACGAGGAAGGCCGGCGTGCCGGTCAAGGAGGACGCCCAGGTGCGGGCCCTGCTCGACGCCCAGACGCCGGTGGTCACCCTGGTCGCCAAGTCACACGTACGCCACGTCACCGAGGCGCTGCGCACCACGCGCGAGGAAAATCTCGCCATGGTCGGAGACACCGTCGCCTTCCTCGTCTCCGAGGGCCGCCGGGTCTTCCTCGACTGCGAGCATTTCTTCGACGGGTACGCCGCCGACCACGACTACGGCGTGCAGGTGCTCGAGGCGGCTTTCCGCGCCGGTGCCGACGTCGGCGTGCTCTGCGACACCAACGGCGGCATGCTGCCGATGGGCATCCACGACGTGGTCGCCGAGGTGCTGCAGCGCACCGGCGGCCGGATCGGGATCCACTGCCAGGACGACACCGCCTGCGCCGTCGCCAACACCTTGGCCGCGGTCGACGCGGGCGCCACCCACGCCCAGTGCACCGCCAACGGCTACGGCGAGCGCGCCGGCAACGCCGACCTGTTCGGCGTGATGGGCGGGCTGGTGATGAAGATGGGCTACACCGACATCGTTCCCGAAGGGTGTCTGTCGGAGATGGTCCGCGTGTCCCACGCCATCGCCGAGATCGCCAACATCGCGCCCAACACCCACCAGGCCTACGTCGGCACCAGCGCCTTCGCGCACAAGGCCGGCCTGCACGCCAGCGCGATCAAGGTGAGCCCGGAGCTCTACAACCACATGGAGCCGGAGCTGGTCGGCAACGACATGCGGGTGCTGGTCACCGAGATGGCCGGGCGGGCCAGCGTCGAGCTCAAGGGGCGCGAGCTCGGGATCGACCTCGCCGGCCGGCCCGAGACGGTCGGTCGGGTCGTCGACCGGGTCAAGGATCTCGAGGCCGGTGGCTGGTCGTTCGAGGCCGCCGACGCGTCGTTCGAGCTGATGGTCCGCGACGAACTCGGCGAGCGCACCCGACCTTTCACCGTCGAGTCCTACCGGGTGATCGTCGACCGCACCGCCGACGGCACGGTGGCCAGCGAGGCGACGGTGCGGCTCTACGCCAAGGGGGAGCGGGTCGTCGCCACCGGCGAGGGCGCCGGGCCGGTCAACGCGCTCGACCGCGCGCTGCGGTTGGCGCTCGAGCGGATCCACCCCGAGCTCGCCGGTCTGGAACTCGTCGACTACAAGGTGCGCATCCTGGAAGGCCGGCACGGCAGCGACGCGGTCACCCGGGTCCTCGTCGGTACCGGCGACGGGACGCAGGAATGGACCACGGTCGGCGTACACGAAAACGTCATCGAGGCATCCTGGCTCGCCCTCGACGACGCGGTGCGTTACGGGCTGCTGCGCTCGTCGGCCTGA
- a CDS encoding GNAT family protein produces MTARTDIRDTATMLSQHWPLADLRLRTPRLELFLPSLGQLADLADLAAEGIHDPAFMPFLQPWTDESPEQRARGTIQYHWRQWASWTPQRWSLELVVARDGVVVGTQSIGGNDFGVLREVGTGSWLGRKYHGEGIGTEMRAAVLHLAFAGLGAHWANSGAFADNAASLAVSRKLGYVENGYSRHVRRGEPVDEVGFRMSRADWESHRRTPVEIDGLEPCLPMFGLGGAEETAR; encoded by the coding sequence GTGACGGCCCGGACGGACATCCGCGACACTGCGACCATGTTGTCCCAGCACTGGCCGCTCGCCGACCTGCGTCTCCGCACGCCGCGACTGGAGCTGTTCCTGCCGTCCCTCGGGCAGCTGGCCGACCTTGCCGACCTGGCCGCCGAAGGCATCCACGACCCGGCGTTCATGCCGTTCCTGCAGCCGTGGACCGACGAGTCGCCCGAGCAGCGCGCCCGCGGCACGATCCAGTACCACTGGCGGCAGTGGGCCTCCTGGACGCCGCAGCGGTGGAGCCTCGAACTCGTCGTCGCCCGGGACGGTGTCGTCGTCGGGACCCAGAGCATCGGCGGCAACGACTTCGGCGTGCTGCGCGAGGTGGGCACCGGCTCGTGGCTCGGCCGGAAGTACCACGGGGAGGGGATCGGCACCGAGATGCGGGCCGCCGTCCTGCATCTGGCTTTTGCCGGACTCGGCGCGCACTGGGCCAACTCCGGTGCCTTCGCCGACAACGCCGCGTCGCTCGCCGTCTCCCGCAAGCTCGGTTACGTCGAGAACGGCTATTCGCGTCACGTACGGCGCGGCGAACCCGTCGACGAGGTGGGATTCCGGATGAGTCGCGCCGACTGGGAGAGCCATCGCCGTACTCCGGTGGAGATCGACGGGCTCGAACCATGTCTGCCGATGTTCGGTCTCGGCGGCGCCGAGGAGACGGCGCGGTAG
- a CDS encoding fumarylacetoacetate hydrolase family protein, protein MRIARFAHPEGFAFGVVGAGDPATDSLTVAEVAEHPFGPVSLTGRQWPLADVRLLAPMLPTKVVCIGKNYADHVREMGGDEPPAAPVLFIKPSTSVVGPNDPIRLPADAGRVDFEGELAAVIGGVVRDAPVEKALDSVLGYTCANDVTARDQQRSDGQWTRAKGHDTFCPLGPWVETTVDPADLALRTTLDGEERQNSRTSLLLHDVAGLVSFVSHVMTLLPGDVVLTGTPAGVGPMTAGQTVTVSIDGIGTLSNPVTTR, encoded by the coding sequence GTGCGCATCGCCCGGTTCGCCCACCCTGAGGGGTTCGCCTTCGGCGTGGTCGGCGCGGGTGATCCGGCGACCGACTCGCTGACCGTCGCCGAGGTGGCCGAACACCCCTTCGGCCCGGTATCGCTCACCGGTCGGCAGTGGCCGCTGGCCGACGTCCGCCTGCTGGCGCCGATGCTGCCGACCAAGGTGGTCTGCATCGGGAAGAACTACGCCGACCATGTGCGCGAGATGGGCGGGGACGAACCGCCCGCCGCGCCGGTCCTCTTCATCAAGCCGTCGACCTCGGTCGTCGGCCCCAACGACCCGATCCGGCTGCCGGCCGACGCCGGGCGGGTCGACTTCGAGGGTGAACTCGCCGCGGTGATCGGCGGCGTCGTCCGCGATGCGCCGGTCGAGAAGGCGCTCGACTCGGTCCTCGGCTACACCTGCGCCAACGACGTCACCGCCCGCGACCAGCAGCGCAGCGACGGCCAGTGGACCCGGGCCAAGGGCCACGACACCTTCTGCCCGCTCGGTCCGTGGGTCGAGACGACCGTCGACCCGGCCGACCTCGCGCTCCGCACCACGCTCGACGGCGAGGAGCGGCAGAACTCGCGCACCTCGCTGCTGCTGCACGACGTCGCCGGCCTGGTGTCCTTCGTCTCCCACGTCATGACGCTGCTGCCCGGCGACGTCGTCCTCACCGGTACGCCGGCCGGGGTCGGCCCGATGACCGCCGGCCAGACGGTCACGGTGAGCATCGACGGGATCGGCACCCTGAGCAATCCGGTGACGACCCGATGA
- the ilvE gene encoding branched-chain-amino-acid transaminase, which translates to MPITPTSKIWMNGTLVDWDDATIHVLNPTMHYGWGVFEGIRAYATDKGPAVFRLTDHIARLYRSARIYLLEPEFTPEQLVAATKETVRVNDVEACYIRPIFYLGYGEMGLNPLPSKTEVSIAVWPWGSYLGEEAKNAGCRAATSSWQHINHNSIPPTGKGTGQYMNSSLAKVQALKAGYDEAILLSPAGHVVQGTGENIFIVSDRTVITPPTSDGLLQGITRESVMTIARDQGYDVVERSIVRTDLYQADEAFFTGTAAELVPIAEVDDRPVGPGKVGPITREIAEIFSAATVGEVDLYKSWNEYVRD; encoded by the coding sequence GTGCCCATCACGCCCACCTCGAAGATCTGGATGAACGGAACGCTCGTCGACTGGGACGACGCGACAATCCACGTCCTGAACCCAACCATGCACTACGGATGGGGCGTCTTCGAGGGTATCCGGGCATACGCGACAGACAAGGGTCCGGCCGTCTTCCGGCTCACCGACCACATCGCCCGGCTGTACCGGTCCGCGCGGATCTACCTGCTGGAGCCGGAGTTCACCCCGGAGCAGCTCGTCGCCGCGACGAAGGAGACGGTGCGGGTCAACGACGTCGAGGCGTGCTACATCCGGCCGATCTTCTACCTCGGCTACGGCGAGATGGGGCTCAACCCGCTGCCCAGCAAGACCGAGGTGTCGATCGCGGTGTGGCCGTGGGGCTCCTACCTGGGCGAGGAGGCCAAGAACGCCGGCTGCCGGGCCGCGACCTCGAGTTGGCAGCACATCAACCACAACTCGATCCCGCCCACCGGCAAGGGCACCGGGCAGTACATGAATTCCTCCCTGGCCAAGGTGCAGGCACTCAAGGCCGGCTACGACGAGGCGATCCTGCTCAGCCCCGCCGGCCACGTCGTGCAGGGCACCGGCGAGAACATCTTCATCGTCTCCGATCGCACCGTGATCACTCCGCCGACCAGCGACGGGCTGCTGCAGGGGATCACCCGCGAGTCGGTCATGACGATCGCCCGCGACCAGGGCTACGACGTGGTCGAGCGCAGCATCGTGCGCACCGACCTCTACCAGGCCGACGAGGCGTTCTTCACCGGCACCGCCGCCGAGTTGGTGCCGATCGCCGAGGTCGACGACCGGCCGGTCGGCCCCGGCAAGGTCGGCCCGATCACCCGCGAGATCGCCGAGATCTTCAGCGCCGCGACCGTCGGCGAGGTCGACCTCTACAAGTCGTGGAACGAGTACGTCCGCGACTGA
- a CDS encoding S-(hydroxymethyl)mycothiol dehydrogenase produces MSQQVRGVVARSKGAAVTTETIVIPDPGPGEAVVRVQACGVCHTDLHYREGAITDDFPFLLGHEAAGIVETVGDGVDTVAPGDYVVIAWRAPCGHCRACLRGRPWYCFDSLNAKQPMTLADGTPLTAALGIGAFADKTLVAAKQCVPVDPAARPEAAGLVGCGVMAGYGAAVNTGGVRQGDTVAVIGCGGVGAAAIAGASIAAARTVIAVDVDQAKLETARKFGATHTVDASSEDVVSRIRELTGGFGADVVVEAVGRPETYKQAFLARDHAGTLVQVGVPDPTMRVDLGMIDLFGRGGALKSSWYGDCLPTRDFPTLINLYLAGRLDLDGFVSETIALDEVEQAFDKMKAGKVLRSVVVL; encoded by the coding sequence ATGAGCCAGCAAGTGCGTGGAGTCGTCGCTCGGAGCAAGGGTGCGGCGGTCACGACGGAGACGATCGTGATCCCCGACCCCGGCCCCGGCGAGGCCGTGGTGCGGGTGCAGGCGTGCGGTGTGTGTCACACCGACCTGCACTACCGCGAGGGCGCGATCACCGACGACTTCCCGTTCCTGCTCGGCCACGAGGCGGCCGGAATCGTCGAGACGGTCGGCGACGGCGTCGACACCGTCGCACCGGGCGACTACGTCGTCATCGCCTGGCGGGCGCCGTGCGGGCACTGCCGCGCGTGCCTGCGGGGCCGGCCCTGGTACTGCTTCGACAGCCTCAACGCCAAGCAGCCGATGACGCTCGCCGACGGCACGCCGCTGACCGCCGCCCTCGGCATCGGCGCGTTCGCCGACAAGACGCTCGTCGCGGCCAAGCAGTGCGTGCCGGTCGACCCGGCCGCCCGGCCCGAGGCGGCCGGACTGGTCGGCTGCGGCGTGATGGCGGGCTACGGCGCCGCCGTCAACACCGGCGGAGTACGGCAGGGCGACACCGTGGCGGTCATCGGCTGCGGCGGGGTCGGCGCAGCAGCCATCGCCGGTGCGTCGATCGCGGCCGCCCGCACGGTAATCGCGGTCGACGTCGACCAGGCAAAGCTCGAGACGGCGCGAAAGTTCGGCGCCACCCACACCGTCGATGCCAGCTCCGAGGACGTCGTGTCGCGCATCCGCGAGCTCACCGGCGGCTTCGGCGCCGACGTCGTCGTGGAGGCGGTCGGCCGCCCCGAGACCTACAAGCAGGCTTTCCTCGCCCGCGACCACGCCGGGACGCTGGTGCAGGTCGGCGTACCCGATCCGACGATGCGGGTCGACCTCGGCATGATCGATCTCTTCGGGCGCGGCGGTGCGCTGAAGTCGTCCTGGTACGGCGACTGCCTGCCCACCCGCGACTTCCCGACGTTGATCAACCTCTATCTCGCCGGCCGGCTCGACCTCGACGGCTTCGTCAGCGAGACGATCGCGCTCGACGAGGTGGAGCAGGCCTTCGACAAGATGAAGGCCGGCAAGGTGCTCCGCTCGGTCGTCGTGCTGTGA
- the serA gene encoding phosphoglycerate dehydrogenase — protein sequence MTNPPAASASKTGAARAVVLVADQLAPAALDVLAKDFDVRQVDGTDRPALLAAITDADAVLVRSATTIDAEALAAGSRLKVVARAGIGLDNVDVATATTRGVMVVNAPTSNILSAAEHAVALLLAVARHVPAADASLKSGAWKRSAFTGVEVADKTIGVVGLGRIGVLVAQRLAAFGTRLIAYDPYVPPARAAQVGVQLVSLPELLAESDFITIHLPKSPETLGLIGAEELAAAKPGIRIINAARGGLVDEQALADAIASGHVAGAGIDVFATEPTTDSPLFGLPGVVVTPHLGASTREAQDKAGLAVARSVKLALDGEFVADAVNVQAAGVVAEEIRPALPLVEKLGRVFTAIAGGVAASISVEIRGEITSYDVGVLQLAALKGVFADVVEEQVTFVNAPILAKDRGVDVGLATYAESEDYRNLVTVRGVLPNGEQVSVSGTLTGPKQVEKLTEINGFDVDLPPEDHLLFFRYHDRPGVVGMVGVQLGEAGVNIAGAQVSRSRRGGEALMALAVDSAVPADLLADIAREIGAEDARSADLDGE from the coding sequence GTGACCAATCCGCCCGCCGCATCAGCCAGCAAGACGGGGGCCGCCCGGGCCGTCGTCCTCGTCGCCGACCAGCTCGCTCCGGCCGCACTCGACGTCCTCGCGAAGGACTTCGACGTCCGTCAGGTCGACGGGACCGATCGGCCCGCGCTGCTGGCCGCGATCACCGACGCCGACGCCGTACTCGTGCGCAGCGCGACCACGATCGACGCGGAGGCACTGGCCGCCGGGAGTCGGCTGAAGGTCGTCGCCCGGGCCGGGATCGGGCTGGACAACGTCGACGTCGCGACCGCCACCACGCGCGGCGTGATGGTCGTCAACGCGCCCACCTCCAACATCCTCAGCGCGGCCGAGCACGCGGTCGCCCTGCTGCTGGCCGTCGCCCGACACGTGCCCGCCGCCGACGCGTCCCTCAAGAGCGGTGCCTGGAAGCGGTCCGCCTTCACCGGCGTCGAGGTCGCCGACAAGACGATCGGCGTGGTCGGCCTGGGTCGGATCGGCGTCCTGGTCGCCCAGCGACTCGCGGCCTTCGGCACCCGCCTGATCGCCTACGACCCCTACGTCCCGCCGGCCCGGGCCGCGCAGGTCGGCGTACAGCTCGTCTCCCTTCCGGAACTGCTCGCCGAGAGCGACTTCATCACGATCCACCTCCCCAAGTCGCCGGAGACGCTCGGCCTGATCGGTGCCGAGGAGCTCGCGGCCGCGAAACCCGGCATCCGGATCATCAACGCCGCCCGCGGCGGGCTGGTCGACGAGCAGGCGCTGGCCGACGCGATCGCGTCCGGTCACGTCGCCGGAGCCGGGATCGACGTCTTCGCGACCGAGCCGACCACCGACAGCCCGCTGTTCGGGCTGCCCGGAGTCGTCGTCACCCCGCACCTGGGGGCGTCCACCCGTGAGGCGCAGGACAAGGCGGGTCTGGCCGTCGCCCGGTCGGTGAAGCTGGCCCTCGACGGCGAGTTCGTCGCCGACGCGGTCAACGTGCAGGCCGCCGGAGTCGTCGCGGAGGAGATCCGTCCGGCGCTGCCACTGGTCGAGAAGCTGGGGCGGGTCTTCACCGCGATCGCCGGCGGCGTCGCCGCGAGCATCTCGGTCGAGATCCGCGGCGAGATCACCTCCTACGACGTCGGCGTTCTGCAACTGGCCGCGCTCAAAGGTGTGTTCGCCGACGTCGTCGAGGAGCAGGTGACCTTCGTCAATGCGCCGATCCTCGCCAAGGACCGCGGCGTCGACGTGGGCCTCGCCACGTACGCCGAGAGCGAGGACTACCGAAACCTGGTCACGGTGCGTGGCGTCCTCCCCAACGGCGAGCAGGTCAGCGTGTCGGGCACGCTCACCGGCCCCAAGCAGGTCGAGAAGTTGACCGAGATCAACGGCTTCGACGTCGACCTGCCGCCGGAGGACCACCTGCTCTTCTTCCGCTACCACGACCGGCCCGGCGTGGTCGGGATGGTCGGCGTGCAGCTCGGTGAGGCCGGCGTCAACATCGCCGGCGCGCAGGTCAGCCGGAGCCGGCGCGGCGGCGAGGCACTGATGGCGCTCGCGGTCGATTCCGCCGTTCCCGCCGACCTGCTTGCCGACATCGCCCGCGAGATCGGGGCCGAGGACGCGCGCAGCGCCGACCTCGACGGTGAGTGA
- a CDS encoding 3-isopropylmalate dehydrogenase, with protein MKLAVIPGDGVGPEVVAEGLKVLREAVPDVETTRYDLGAARWQRTGELLPDSVLGELRAHDAILLGAVGDPAVPSGILERGLLLRLRFELDHHVNLRPVRLFPGVTSSLAGSPEIDMIVVREGTEGPYAGTGGVLRKDTPHEIATEVSLNTAYGVHRVVRDAFQRAAGRPKKHLTLVHKTNVLVNAGSLWARAVEEIGSDYPEVTVAYQHVDAASMYFVTDPSRFDVVVTDNLFGDILTDLGAAITGGIGLAASGNLDVSGANPSMFEPVHGSAPDIAGTGVADPTATVLSVALMLDHLGHGDQARRIEAGVAFDLATRDHSALGRTVEIGDRLAALASKAG; from the coding sequence ATGAAACTCGCGGTGATCCCGGGCGACGGTGTCGGCCCGGAAGTGGTCGCGGAGGGCCTGAAGGTCCTGCGCGAGGCAGTCCCCGACGTCGAGACGACGCGCTACGACCTCGGCGCCGCGCGGTGGCAGCGCACCGGGGAGTTGCTGCCCGACTCCGTGCTGGGGGAGTTGCGGGCGCACGACGCGATCCTGCTCGGTGCCGTCGGCGATCCCGCCGTACCCAGCGGAATCCTCGAGCGCGGACTGCTGCTGCGGCTGCGTTTCGAACTCGATCACCACGTCAACCTGCGCCCGGTGCGGCTCTTCCCGGGGGTGACGTCGTCGCTGGCCGGCTCGCCCGAGATCGACATGATCGTCGTCCGCGAGGGCACCGAGGGTCCCTACGCCGGCACCGGCGGGGTCCTGCGCAAGGACACCCCGCACGAGATCGCGACCGAGGTCAGCCTCAACACTGCGTACGGCGTGCACAGGGTCGTCCGCGACGCGTTCCAGCGCGCGGCGGGCCGTCCCAAGAAGCATCTGACCCTGGTGCACAAGACCAATGTGCTCGTCAACGCCGGTTCCCTGTGGGCGCGGGCCGTCGAGGAGATCGGTAGCGACTACCCCGAGGTGACGGTCGCCTACCAGCACGTCGACGCCGCGTCGATGTACTTCGTCACCGACCCGTCCCGGTTCGACGTGGTGGTCACCGACAACCTCTTCGGCGACATCCTCACCGACCTCGGCGCCGCGATCACCGGCGGCATCGGACTCGCCGCGAGCGGAAACCTCGACGTGAGCGGGGCCAACCCGAGCATGTTCGAGCCGGTGCACGGCAGCGCCCCGGACATTGCCGGCACCGGTGTGGCCGACCCGACCGCGACGGTGCTGTCGGTGGCCCTCATGCTCGATCACCTCGGGCACGGCGACCAGGCCCGGCGGATCGAGGCCGGGGTCGCCTTCGACCTCGCCACGCGCGACCATTCCGCGCTCGGCCGGACGGTGGAGATCGGCGACCGGCTCGCGGCGCTGGCCAGCAAGGCGGGATAG
- a CDS encoding sigma-70 family RNA polymerase sigma factor, giving the protein MLAATVRVTRDLDLAEECVQDAYAQALVTWGDRGIPDNCGGWLTTVARRKALDLLRRDATLRRTLPLLLDDQVEAGPDDVVSTEHEIVDDRLRLVFTCCHPAIAQEAQVALTLRLLCGLTTAEVARAFLVGTPTMAARLTRAKKKIAAARIPYRVPPAEELPARIDSVLTVVHLLFTTGHTAPAGADLIRRDLVERALDLARMLRTLLPADPDVAGLLALILLTDARRDARVADDGRMLLLAEQDRTRWDRGAITEGVALVREALRSRPPGRFALMAAIAAVHCEAPSWPDTDWREVVALYDLLVALWPSPVVALNRAAAVGLADGPAAGLAALDALADEPQLAGYSYLAAARADFLRRLGRPAEAKEAYAEALLLTENAVERDFLTARVDELDRSRPD; this is encoded by the coding sequence GTGCTCGCGGCGACGGTGCGCGTCACCCGGGATCTTGATCTGGCCGAGGAGTGCGTGCAGGACGCGTATGCCCAGGCCCTGGTGACGTGGGGGGACCGGGGGATACCGGACAACTGCGGGGGCTGGCTCACCACCGTCGCCCGGCGTAAGGCGCTGGATCTCCTCCGCCGCGACGCGACGCTACGACGCACCCTTCCACTGCTGCTCGACGACCAGGTCGAGGCCGGCCCGGACGACGTCGTCTCGACGGAACACGAGATCGTCGACGACCGGCTGCGGCTGGTTTTCACCTGCTGCCACCCGGCGATCGCCCAGGAGGCGCAGGTCGCGCTGACCCTCCGCCTGCTCTGCGGGTTGACCACTGCGGAGGTCGCCCGCGCCTTCCTGGTCGGTACGCCGACGATGGCCGCCCGGCTCACGCGGGCGAAGAAGAAGATCGCCGCCGCGCGCATCCCCTACCGCGTGCCGCCGGCCGAGGAGTTGCCGGCCCGCATCGACTCGGTCCTCACCGTCGTACATCTGCTCTTCACCACCGGCCACACCGCGCCTGCGGGCGCCGACCTGATCCGTCGCGACCTCGTCGAGCGCGCGCTCGACCTCGCCCGGATGCTCCGGACGCTGCTGCCCGCCGACCCCGACGTGGCCGGCCTGCTGGCGCTGATCCTGCTGACGGACGCGAGACGTGACGCCCGCGTCGCCGACGACGGCCGCATGCTGCTGCTCGCCGAGCAGGATCGCACCCGGTGGGACCGGGGCGCGATCACCGAGGGCGTGGCGTTGGTGCGCGAAGCGCTCCGGAGCCGGCCACCCGGGCGGTTCGCGCTGATGGCGGCGATCGCGGCCGTGCATTGCGAGGCTCCGAGCTGGCCGGACACCGACTGGCGTGAGGTGGTGGCGCTCTACGACCTGCTGGTCGCGCTCTGGCCGTCCCCGGTCGTCGCGCTCAACCGGGCCGCCGCCGTCGGGCTCGCCGACGGACCCGCGGCCGGTCTCGCCGCGCTGGACGCGCTCGCCGACGAGCCGCAGCTCGCGGGTTACAGCTACCTCGCCGCGGCACGGGCGGACTTCCTGCGCCGGCTCGGCCGTCCCGCGGAGGCGAAAGAGGCCTACGCAGAGGCCCTGCTGCTGACCGAGAACGCCGTAGAACGGGACTTCCTCACCGCGCGGGTCGACGAGCTCGACCGCAGCCGGCCGGATTAA